Proteins encoded within one genomic window of Longimicrobium sp.:
- a CDS encoding roadblock/LC7 domain-containing protein, which yields MRRADLAQFSEALAGPVERFAREAGLRLVLLINRSGQVLAQRGFARALDVMGVASLGAGIHASSQALAELIGEQGFRHLHQGGTASQVFIGPFRTPAEDLIAIAVFSEDSSIGLVQLFFAAFVAEVAALPGWKEARPTTDARAFEKDLEAGLENVFGA from the coding sequence ATGAGGCGCGCCGACCTCGCGCAGTTCTCGGAAGCGCTCGCCGGTCCGGTGGAGCGGTTCGCGCGCGAGGCGGGGCTGCGCCTGGTGCTCCTCATCAACCGCAGCGGCCAGGTCCTCGCGCAGCGCGGCTTCGCCCGTGCGCTGGACGTGATGGGCGTCGCATCGCTGGGCGCCGGCATCCACGCCAGCAGCCAGGCGCTCGCGGAGCTGATCGGCGAGCAGGGCTTCCGCCACCTGCACCAGGGCGGCACGGCGTCGCAGGTGTTCATCGGCCCCTTTCGCACCCCCGCCGAGGACCTGATCGCCATCGCCGTCTTCAGCGAGGACTCCTCCATCGGCCTCGTCCAGCTCTTCTTCGCCGCCTTCGTGGCCGAAGTGGCCGCGCTCCCCGGCTGGAAGGAAGCGCGCCCCACGACGGACGCGCGGGC
- a CDS encoding roadblock/LC7 domain-containing protein, whose product MSGYRELLDRVNRVTGVRGSMVVAVEDGLVVAEELMLGVPGDAVAALVASIFRRARRSMSAADFGDAAFVQVDGEEGLLFAAAPPQLGDLLLVVVAESWVNVGLVRLEAARVVEALGG is encoded by the coding sequence GTGAGCGGCTACCGGGAGCTCCTGGACCGCGTCAACCGCGTCACCGGCGTGCGCGGCTCCATGGTCGTCGCCGTGGAGGACGGGCTCGTGGTGGCCGAGGAGCTGATGCTGGGCGTCCCGGGCGACGCGGTGGCGGCGCTGGTGGCTTCCATCTTCCGCCGCGCCCGCCGCTCCATGTCCGCCGCCGACTTCGGCGACGCCGCATTCGTGCAGGTGGACGGCGAGGAGGGCCTCCTCTTCGCCGCCGCCCCGCCGCAGCTGGGCGACCTGCTGCTGGTGGTGGTGGCGGAGAGCTGGGTGAACGTGGGGCTGGTACGTCTCGAGGCGGCGCGCGTGGTGGAGGCGCTGGGCGGATGA